The sequence below is a genomic window from Ipomoea triloba cultivar NCNSP0323 chromosome 10, ASM357664v1.
cttttttttctttttttttttattttaaattcaaatataaggGGTACCTCAAGGGAAAACAAGGCTAAGTTCTTTCCTTCACTCTGCAAACACAAGTGCTTCCCATCAAATCGTTAGTGATAGCTCGCCCAGCTCCCGGCGGACAACTTCAGTGATCTTCCCATTTAGCTAGTTGATAAGCTCCATGATTGGTAAGAGCATCCTCTACCTTGCTTTGTTCCCGGTAAACATCTCTAAGTGAAACATTATATTCCAATCTCTTCCCATCCACCACGCCGCCTCTTCAATGTAGATGTTGATGGGTCCTCTCAGGGGGAGTTCTCTCCCGGATCCCCTTGATCACATTCCTAGCATCGGACAATCTCAATGTCGCGGATATCTCTCTTCCAAGCCCATTCCATGCCCTTGACAATAGCTTCAGCTTCAATAATAGACGTATCTCTCCACACTGCCTTGCTAGTAAAGCCAGCCACCCACTCCCAGGCCAGTATCGTTCCTAAGCACCCCCTCCATATATAACCCGTTTTTCTGCTAAAAGGTTTGGCACTGCCGTCCACATTAAGAGTCCAATGATGGGTAGTCGCAGCCTTCCAACTGATTGCAGGTAGTCTCTCTCTGGTCGGAACGCTCTTAATGTGTTTCCCTCGCATAAATGCTAGGCAAATTTCCTCCTCACTTTCTTTGATCAAGCCACCTTTCTGTGTAACTCCATTTCTTTGCAATTGAAAACTTGATCGATTTTACACATCCTTTGACTTGCTTTTActtgatattaaaaaattgcTAAGTAGTTTTTCTTTTGCAGTTCTTTCTTTTGTTAAACGTAGCGCAAACATGATTGTTCACTTGTTAGCTCGGGAGTCTAGTTCTACGCCTGTATGTAAGAATCGGAGTGACCATTTATCCCTCTTTCTTTCATCTGTAATGTTTTGTAATAATTCTCCTCTTGTGCCCGTCCCCCAAAGCCTATAAAaaaatttctcataataaaattaatcatgACTATGTTAACTTAATATAACTTTCGAGATACGAATATTAATTGGcagtatataaatattatattttcgagAAAATAAGAAGAGATATTCcacattttccctaaaattCAGTACAAAAAATGACTTCGCAATTGTGAAGTTCTAGCTAGGGTTTATGCAATTATGCTCATGAACTGCTCACTGAGTCACTGCTCACCTATGACTCTATGAGTCGTTTAAAGCGTTCTCGTTTTCGGCAATATCAATGTTGCCCTATCTGCTGCCTCTCTTCACCGTCCGATCAAAACTAAAAATTCCATAAAATCAGAAAATAAATGCTTTGATTGTTTCTGTTCTTGAATTTTACAGCAAAGCAGTGTTACTTGAATTGAAGTGGCAGTGTGAGAGAGATGGTTGAGGGTGGGCCGGTGGCTATGGCTACCAGGGAGAGGCAGGGCGGCGCGTCGATGATGGAGCAGCTGGTGCCGGAAATCATGACTCACGCGCTCAGCTACTTGGACTATCCCAGTCTTTGCCGGTTATCGATGACCAATTCGCTGATGCGGAAAGCTGCAAATGACGATAATGCGTGGAAGGCTTTATACCATAAGGTCCATTTCTTTTAATAGCTTTctcatattttgttttcatttctagcttttttttgtttggtttagtTACTGAATATTTATTTGTATGTAAACTGTTcatatcatatatttatattgtatttatctAACTTCATTACATGCTCAATGATAAGCATGCAAATTTTAGCTTTATCCTggtaaattaatgaatatgtgATTGTAATTAAGCCAATTATGATTAACATGTTTTTTGATTATCCAAATTTGATTGTTGTAAATAAAGTTTTACTACTTTTCTGTTGGGGAATTTATTGGTTGATAGTTTGAATAAATGAATCTTTTGCTTCTAGGATTTCACATTTGAGCAGGATAATGTGACTCCTGTTAAGGGATGGAAAGCTTACTATGCGGCTACCAGAGCCATTCTGAAAATTAATGCCGAGTTTTTTAAGATCATTGAGGAAAAGTCGGTCCTTGCAATGAGCCAGCTTTGGCTCAAGGTAGATTATGTGAAGTGCCTTCATGGAAGTGGAGAGTTCTTTACAGGGTAAGAGACATTACATCTTTTCAAGAGAAAACCTTTTTAGTTCCTTTTTGTAATAAAAGGAATGCAGCAATGTGACTTGGAAGTTGGAACATTTTGGTTAATACAATAGAGGGATAAAATGCACGGGAGTTTCTCTTTTAGGAAAATCTAACTTTGTAATACTGTCTGAGATCCTAATAATCTGTGAAGGAATTTATTAGAGTGCAAGAGATGGTGACAAAATGTTATACTGACCTACTCTGCTATGCTAATATAAGCTACTAGGGATGCGTTTTGCTTGTGGAGGATTTCAATACATGCccatacattttattttttggattacGAGGGAAATCCGCAATCACTACTCGTGGGTGTGCACTTGGTAAACCCTGCCTTGTGACCTTTGCCtgcaaaggaccacaatgagttaaaccaacttaggttgttcataactgactgactcaaattaagaaggccaataggccgcttCTGTTGGaagtcgaacttgtaatcttgtggttactaagtcaacaACTTGACTAACTTGGCTGGAGTTGCCACACACCCATACGTTTTTGAATGgatgttttatgtttttattgatGCTCATGGTTTAAGCAATTAGTAACTATGTTATACTCCATA
It includes:
- the LOC116032745 gene encoding F-box protein SKIP8-like, with translation MVEGGPVAMATRERQGGASMMEQLVPEIMTHALSYLDYPSLCRLSMTNSLMRKAANDDNAWKALYHKDFTFEQDNVTPVKGWKAYYAATRAILKINAEFFKIIEEKSVLAMSQLWLKVDYVKCLHGSGEFFTGYDAVVESWQPILNWEQSADFQIRDVRARVLTDVAWVTMKAYLQVGLRAFRITNVFEFHNGRWYIVHHHCSLMLAHGGQVQQLIQG